The Staphylococcus sp. KG4-3 genome has a window encoding:
- a CDS encoding peptide MFS transporter, giving the protein MKKIDYTHEEIMKSIPNKGFFGHPKGLSTLFFTEFWERFSYYGMKAILIFYLYYSVAEGGFGLSQAVAMQIVAIYGTLIYMSGVIGGWIADRITGTQNAVFYGGILIMLGHLLLSLPNNLTLVMIALAVIIAGTGLLKPNISTTVGELYDRNDVRRDSAFTLFYMGINLGSLLAPLLTGFLQTRISFHAGFLAAAIGMFCGLVVYAIKRKKNLGFAGRNVPNPLTRPELKKFGFISGGFILLFLIYLLVLHLFNALTLENFSFLITILGIVLPIYIFINMIVSKDVTKDERSRVYSYVPLYITSVAFWMIQEQGSTILATFADKKTQLEMSVLTNGLFDFTIPAAWAQSLNPIFIVVLAPVFATLWMKLGKHNPPTVYKFAFGAIIAGLSYLVMIIPLATGNELINPLWLVLSFLLITIGELCISPVGLSTTTKLAPITFTARMMSLWMLSNATAQGLNAQLVVVYTRMNQSDYFMYSGLVAVVIGVLLLLISPKVKRAMKGVY; this is encoded by the coding sequence ATGAAAAAGATTGATTACACACACGAAGAAATAATGAAAAGTATTCCAAACAAAGGTTTCTTCGGACATCCAAAAGGACTAAGTACACTTTTCTTCACTGAATTTTGGGAGAGATTCAGTTACTATGGTATGAAAGCCATTTTAATCTTTTACTTATACTATAGTGTAGCCGAAGGTGGTTTCGGGTTAAGCCAAGCCGTCGCGATGCAAATCGTTGCAATATACGGTACCTTAATCTACATGTCGGGCGTGATTGGTGGTTGGATTGCTGATAGGATTACCGGCACTCAAAATGCCGTCTTCTATGGTGGTATCCTCATCATGCTTGGTCATTTATTGCTATCATTACCAAATAATTTAACATTAGTCATGATTGCATTAGCCGTCATCATTGCAGGGACTGGTTTGTTAAAACCAAATATCTCAACTACAGTTGGTGAATTATACGATCGTAATGATGTACGCCGAGACTCTGCATTCACATTATTCTATATGGGAATAAACTTAGGTAGTTTACTTGCACCGTTATTAACTGGTTTCTTACAAACTAGAATTAGTTTCCACGCAGGTTTCTTAGCTGCTGCAATCGGTATGTTCTGTGGTTTAGTTGTCTATGCGATTAAACGTAAGAAAAACTTAGGTTTTGCTGGACGCAATGTCCCAAATCCATTAACAAGACCAGAACTTAAGAAATTCGGTTTTATATCTGGTGGTTTCATCTTATTATTCTTAATTTATTTATTAGTTTTACATTTATTCAATGCACTGACGCTTGAGAACTTCAGTTTCTTAATTACTATTTTAGGTATCGTATTACCTATCTACATCTTTATTAACATGATTGTAAGTAAAGATGTAACTAAAGATGAGCGTTCACGTGTATATAGTTACGTACCACTGTACATAACGTCTGTAGCTTTTTGGATGATTCAAGAACAAGGATCAACTATTTTAGCAACTTTTGCAGATAAAAAAACACAATTAGAGATGTCAGTGCTTACCAATGGGTTATTTGACTTTACAATCCCAGCAGCTTGGGCGCAATCATTAAATCCTATATTCATAGTTGTTTTAGCACCGGTATTTGCAACGTTATGGATGAAATTGGGCAAACACAACCCGCCTACTGTATACAAATTTGCATTTGGTGCAATTATTGCCGGTTTATCATATTTAGTAATGATTATTCCGTTAGCTACAGGGAATGAATTAATTAACCCATTATGGCTTGTACTAAGTTTCTTATTGATAACAATTGGTGAACTTTGTATCTCACCTGTTGGTTTATCAACAACTACAAAATTAGCTCCTATTACATTCACAGCACGTATGATGAGCTTATGGATGCTTAGTAACGCAACTGCACAAGGACTCAACGCACAACTCGTTGTTGTCTATACTAGGATGAATCAAAGTGATTACTTTATGTATTCAGGTCTTGTTGCAGTAGTAATCGGTGTGTTATTATTACTCATTTCACCAAAAGTTAAACGCGCGATGAAAGGCGTTTATTAA
- a CDS encoding ABC transporter ATP-binding protein → MIKVQGLNKTIQDKAILQNINVEINKGKLTTMIGPNGAGKSTLLSTITRLIDFETGTIEIEGKLITDYKSNDLAKKLAILKQSNHTELNITVEELVEFGRFPHSKGQLKQEDRDQVEYALDLLQLNEIRDRYLKTLSGGQRQRAYVAMTIAQDTEYILLDEPLNNLDMKHSVQIMQTLRRLAQDLNKTIVVVIHDINFASCYSDDIIALKDGQLVKASTKNDVIQTDVLKTLYDMDVRIEEIRGQRICVYYDELTAHQDLVLAHSM, encoded by the coding sequence TTGATCAAAGTTCAAGGCCTTAATAAGACGATACAAGATAAAGCGATTTTGCAGAATATAAACGTTGAAATCAACAAAGGGAAGTTGACAACCATGATAGGTCCAAATGGTGCAGGGAAGAGTACACTCCTGTCAACTATAACAAGGTTGATAGATTTTGAAACAGGTACGATTGAAATTGAAGGAAAATTAATTACAGACTATAAAAGTAATGATTTAGCTAAAAAATTAGCAATTTTAAAACAATCTAATCATACAGAATTAAATATCACTGTTGAAGAACTTGTGGAATTTGGACGTTTTCCACATTCAAAAGGTCAATTAAAGCAAGAAGATAGAGATCAAGTTGAATATGCATTAGATCTATTACAATTAAATGAAATAAGAGATCGCTATTTAAAAACACTTTCTGGAGGCCAACGTCAACGAGCTTATGTAGCCATGACGATTGCTCAAGATACGGAATACATATTATTAGATGAGCCATTGAATAATCTTGATATGAAACATTCGGTTCAGATTATGCAAACACTGCGTAGGCTCGCACAAGACTTGAACAAAACGATAGTCGTTGTGATTCATGATATTAACTTTGCATCTTGCTATTCGGATGACATCATTGCATTAAAAGATGGTCAACTTGTAAAGGCAAGTACGAAAAATGATGTTATACAAACAGATGTGTTAAAAACATTATATGATATGGATGTCAGAATTGAAGAAATTCGTGGACAACGTATATGTGTTTATTACGATGAGTTAACAGCCCATCAAGATTTAGTATTGGCACATTCAATGTAA
- a CDS encoding peptide MFS transporter, producing MQDKYTSQDPTVESIPQKGFFGHPKGLGVLFFVEFWERFSYYGMRALLIFYMYFAIKDGGLGMDKSTAQSVMAVYGALIYMTSVLGGWISDRITGTRKATFYGGVLIIIGHIFLSLPLDVIGLFISMFFIIIGSGLMKPSISNIVGRLYPENDTRIDAGFVIFYMSVNLGGLLSPLILNQFVNSGNFHAGFLIAAIGMALGLIWYMIFNKKNIGDVGTKPTNPLNQQEKKKYGLIFAVITLIIAAVLIITGLTGTLSFSIVSTTVLVLGIALPIIYFTIMIRSKEVTDDERSRVIAFIPLFVLGVLFWSIQEQGANVLNLFAFESSDMKLNIFGWKTDFGPTLFQSINPLFIVLLAPVVSIIWAKMARRQPSIATKFVLGALLAGASYIMIGLIGHSADGSMLSVNWVILSYIICVIGELCLSPTGNSAAVKLAPKAFNTQMMSLWLLTNACAQAINGTLVHLIEPLGYKNYFLFLGVIAIIISLIVLAFVPKIVKGMRGIK from the coding sequence ATGCAAGATAAGTATACATCACAAGATCCAACAGTCGAATCAATTCCTCAAAAAGGTTTTTTTGGTCACCCTAAAGGACTCGGTGTTTTATTTTTCGTAGAATTTTGGGAAAGATTCAGCTACTATGGTATGCGTGCATTATTAATCTTCTATATGTATTTCGCTATCAAAGACGGTGGCCTTGGTATGGATAAAAGCACTGCACAATCAGTTATGGCTGTGTATGGTGCATTAATTTATATGACTTCAGTGCTTGGAGGTTGGATTTCAGATAGAATTACCGGCACACGTAAAGCCACATTTTATGGTGGCGTATTAATTATTATTGGTCATATTTTCTTAAGTTTACCATTAGATGTTATCGGACTATTTATCTCAATGTTTTTCATTATAATTGGTTCAGGTTTAATGAAACCAAGTATTTCAAATATTGTTGGTAGATTATATCCAGAGAATGACACACGCATAGATGCAGGTTTTGTTATTTTCTATATGTCAGTAAACTTAGGTGGATTACTTTCACCATTAATTTTAAATCAATTTGTAAATAGTGGGAATTTCCATGCCGGCTTCTTAATTGCAGCCATTGGTATGGCACTTGGTTTAATTTGGTACATGATTTTCAACAAGAAAAATATTGGCGATGTTGGTACAAAACCTACTAATCCATTAAATCAACAAGAAAAGAAAAAATACGGTTTAATATTTGCGGTTATAACGCTAATTATTGCCGCTGTGTTAATTATTACTGGTTTAACAGGTACACTTTCATTTAGCATTGTAAGTACAACTGTTTTAGTACTCGGTATAGCATTACCTATTATTTACTTTACAATAATGATACGCAGCAAAGAAGTAACAGACGATGAACGTTCACGTGTTATTGCTTTTATACCATTGTTTGTTTTAGGTGTTTTATTCTGGTCTATTCAAGAACAAGGGGCAAATGTACTTAACTTATTCGCCTTTGAAAGCAGTGATATGAAATTAAATATTTTTGGATGGAAGACTGATTTTGGTCCAACACTTTTCCAATCTATTAATCCATTGTTTATCGTATTATTAGCTCCAGTTGTTTCAATCATATGGGCAAAAATGGCTCGACGCCAACCAAGCATAGCGACAAAATTTGTTTTAGGTGCATTGTTAGCTGGTGCTTCATATATCATGATAGGTTTAATTGGGCACTCCGCAGATGGTTCAATGTTAAGTGTTAACTGGGTTATCCTTTCATATATTATCTGTGTAATTGGCGAACTATGCTTATCACCAACTGGTAATAGTGCCGCTGTTAAATTAGCTCCAAAAGCGTTTAACACACAAATGATGAGTTTATGGTTATTAACAAATGCATGTGCACAAGCTATTAATGGTACACTGGTTCATTTAATCGAACCACTAGGCTATAAAAACTATTTCTTATTCTTAGGTGTTATCGCAATTATCATAAGTCTTATTGTCCTTGCTTTTGTACCAAAAATTGTTAAAGGCATGAGAGGCATTAAATAA
- the queF gene encoding preQ(1) synthase produces MSEGRKTEDLQDITLLGNQNNKYEFDYDPAVLESFDNKHPGRDYFVKFNCPEFTSLCPITGQPDFATIYISYIPNIKMVESKSLKLYLFSFRNHGDFHEDCMNIIMNDLIELMDPHYIEVWGKFTPRGGISIDPYTNYGRPDSKYEKMAEHRLMNHDLYPEKIDNR; encoded by the coding sequence ATGAGCGAAGGACGTAAAACAGAAGATTTACAGGATATTACTTTACTCGGCAATCAAAATAATAAATATGAATTCGACTATGACCCAGCAGTCTTAGAATCATTTGATAACAAACATCCCGGGCGTGACTACTTTGTAAAATTTAATTGTCCAGAATTTACATCACTTTGTCCAATTACGGGTCAACCTGATTTTGCGACAATTTATATTTCTTATATACCAAATATAAAAATGGTTGAGTCAAAATCATTAAAACTTTACTTATTTAGTTTTAGAAATCACGGTGACTTCCATGAAGATTGTATGAATATCATTATGAATGACTTAATTGAATTAATGGACCCTCACTATATCGAAGTTTGGGGCAAATTTACGCCTCGTGGTGGTATTTCAATTGATCCTTATACGAATTATGGTCGCCCAGATTCTAAATATGAAAAGATGGCAGAACATCGTTTAATGAATCACGATTTATATCCTGAAAAAATAGATAACCGTTAA
- the nrdF gene encoding class 1b ribonucleoside-diphosphate reductase subunit beta, with translation MKAVNWNTQEDMTNMFWRQNISQMWVETEFKVSKDIASWKTLSEPEKEAFKKALAGLTGLDTHQADDGMPLIMLHTTDLRKKAVYSFMAMMEQIHAKSYSHIFTTLLPSSETNYLLDKWVIEEPHLKYKSDKIIDNYHKLWGKEASIYDQYMARVSSVFLETFLFYSGFYYPLYLAGQGKMTTSGEIIRKILLDESIHGVFTGMDAQSLRNELSESEKQQADQEMYKLLEDLYRNEVAYTHSLYDAIGLSEDVLNYVRYNGNKALSNLGFDPYFEEREFNPIIENALDTTTKNHDFFSVKGDGYTLALNVEALKDEDFVFED, from the coding sequence ATGAAAGCAGTTAATTGGAATACACAAGAAGACATGACTAATATGTTTTGGCGACAAAATATTTCACAAATGTGGGTAGAAACAGAATTTAAAGTATCTAAAGATATTGCAAGCTGGAAGACATTATCTGAACCTGAAAAAGAAGCATTTAAAAAAGCTTTAGCAGGATTAACAGGCTTAGATACTCATCAAGCAGACGATGGTATGCCGCTTATCATGCTACATACGACAGATTTACGTAAGAAAGCCGTTTATTCATTTATGGCGATGATGGAACAAATCCACGCTAAAAGTTATTCGCATATTTTTACTACATTACTACCTTCTAGTGAAACAAACTATTTATTAGACAAATGGGTTATTGAAGAACCGCATTTGAAATATAAATCAGATAAAATTATTGATAATTATCATAAATTATGGGGTAAAGAAGCTTCAATTTATGATCAATATATGGCGCGCGTATCAAGCGTATTCTTAGAAACATTTTTATTCTACTCTGGTTTCTATTACCCATTATATCTTGCAGGACAAGGTAAAATGACTACATCTGGAGAAATCATCCGTAAAATATTATTGGATGAATCTATTCATGGCGTATTTACTGGTATGGATGCACAAAGTTTACGCAATGAACTTTCAGAAAGTGAAAAACAACAAGCAGATCAAGAAATGTATAAATTATTAGAAGATTTATATAGAAATGAAGTTGCTTATACGCATTCACTTTATGATGCTATTGGTCTATCTGAAGATGTACTTAACTATGTTAGATATAATGGCAACAAAGCTTTGTCTAACTTAGGATTCGATCCATATTTCGAAGAACGTGAATTTAATCCAATCATTGAAAATGCTTTAGACACTACTACTAAAAACCATGACTTCTTCTCTGTAAAAGGTGATGGCTACACATTAGCTTTAAACGTTGAAGCGTTAAAAGACGAAGATTTTGTTTTCGAAGACTAA
- a CDS encoding iron chelate uptake ABC transporter family permease subunit, translated as MQISAKTKMYILIACTVIVAAIYLVIGIDFEIFQYQFTSRLRKLILMVLVGGAIASSVVIFQAITTNRLLTPSIMGLDAIYMFVKVLIVFVFGVQSVFVTDIYLSFLISLIVMIGFSLLLFQGIFRIGDVSVYFILLVGIILGTFFRSITGFLELIINPEDFLAVQSAMFANFDASNSKLVTLCGIILIILILITIYAIPYLDVLLLGRDQAINLGISYKTLTRLLLILVSVLVSISTALVGPITFLGLLTVNLAHELMKTYQHKYILPATICISWLSLILAQAIVENFFEATTQVSIIIDLVGGSYFIYLLIKRRHAH; from the coding sequence ATGCAAATTAGCGCTAAAACAAAAATGTACATCTTAATTGCATGTACAGTCATAGTAGCAGCGATTTACCTTGTAATAGGTATTGATTTTGAAATATTCCAATATCAATTTACTAGTCGCTTGAGAAAGCTCATACTTATGGTTTTAGTAGGTGGTGCAATAGCATCATCTGTAGTTATTTTCCAAGCAATTACGACCAATAGGTTACTAACACCTTCTATTATGGGATTAGATGCAATTTATATGTTTGTAAAAGTTCTTATTGTATTTGTATTCGGTGTACAATCAGTATTTGTTACAGACATATACTTAAGCTTTTTAATTTCTTTAATAGTTATGATTGGATTTTCTTTATTACTATTCCAAGGTATTTTTAGAATTGGCGATGTATCAGTGTATTTTATATTACTGGTTGGTATCATTTTAGGAACTTTTTTTAGAAGTATTACAGGTTTTTTAGAATTAATTATAAATCCAGAAGATTTCTTAGCAGTCCAAAGTGCAATGTTTGCAAACTTTGATGCTTCTAACAGTAAGCTTGTAACCCTATGTGGCATTATACTTATTATTCTTATCCTAATTACGATTTATGCAATACCGTATTTAGATGTACTGTTATTAGGTCGAGACCAAGCGATTAACTTAGGTATATCATATAAAACTTTAACACGATTATTATTAATTCTAGTGTCTGTATTGGTATCAATTTCAACAGCTTTAGTTGGCCCTATCACATTCTTAGGATTACTAACAGTCAATTTAGCACATGAATTAATGAAAACATATCAACATAAGTATATTTTGCCAGCAACGATTTGTATTAGTTGGTTAAGTTTAATTTTAGCGCAAGCAATCGTTGAAAATTTCTTTGAAGCAACTACACAAGTTAGCATAATCATCGATTTAGTGGGTGGAAGTTACTTCATTTATCTGTTAATAAAAAGGAGACATGCGCATTGA
- the nrdI gene encoding class Ib ribonucleoside-diphosphate reductase assembly flavoprotein NrdI — translation MKVVYFSFSGNVRRFIKKTELTNVMEITQSNCSEKIEEPFILVTGTIGFGEVPQPVQSFLDVNKNFLKGVAASGNRNWGQNFAKAGRSISEKYQVPLLMKFEVQGTQNDISEFKDKVGHFNEDYGREEIQSY, via the coding sequence ATGAAGGTTGTCTATTTTTCATTTTCTGGCAATGTGCGCAGATTCATCAAAAAAACTGAGCTTACGAATGTGATGGAAATTACACAAAGTAATTGTTCTGAGAAAATTGAAGAACCATTCATATTGGTCACTGGAACGATAGGATTTGGCGAAGTACCACAACCAGTTCAGTCATTTTTAGATGTAAATAAAAATTTTTTAAAAGGCGTTGCAGCGAGCGGAAATCGCAATTGGGGTCAAAACTTTGCGAAAGCTGGACGGTCTATCTCAGAAAAATATCAAGTTCCTTTATTAATGAAATTTGAAGTACAAGGAACACAAAATGATATTAGCGAATTTAAAGATAAGGTGGGGCATTTCAATGAAGATTATGGACGAGAAGAAATACAATCATATTGA
- a CDS encoding ABC transporter permease, whose translation MKFLLNGIVLAIILLLLTILSLFIGVSKVSITDIFTLSKEQMNIIVSSRIPRTVSILISGSTLALAGLIMQQMMQNKFVSPTTAGTMEWAKLGILISMIFFPQENIMIKLVFAVVLSIAGTFLFVKLVQYIRFTDVIFIPLLGIMLGGIVSSFATFIALRTNTVQSIGNWLNGNFAIITSGRYEILYLSIPLLIFTYIFANHFTIAGMGKDFSNNLGVNYERIINIGLFITATITALVVVTVGTLPFLGLIVPNIVSIFRGDHLKNALPHTAMLGAIFVMFSDIVGRLIVYPYEINIGLTIGVFGTIIFLILLMKGRHNYAN comes from the coding sequence ATGAAATTCTTATTAAATGGTATAGTTTTAGCTATCATTTTATTATTACTTACTATCCTTTCTCTTTTTATAGGTGTGAGTAAGGTTTCTATTACTGATATTTTCACACTTTCTAAAGAGCAAATGAATATTATTGTCTCAAGTAGAATTCCAAGAACTGTCAGTATATTAATATCAGGTAGTACGCTAGCACTTGCTGGCTTGATTATGCAACAAATGATGCAAAATAAATTTGTAAGTCCGACTACAGCTGGAACTATGGAATGGGCGAAACTAGGTATCTTAATATCAATGATATTTTTTCCTCAAGAAAATATCATGATTAAATTAGTTTTTGCAGTAGTCTTGAGTATTGCGGGCACTTTTTTATTTGTAAAATTAGTTCAATATATTCGATTTACCGATGTTATTTTTATTCCACTTTTAGGAATCATGCTCGGTGGTATTGTTTCGAGTTTTGCAACTTTTATAGCACTTAGAACGAATACAGTTCAAAGTATCGGTAACTGGTTAAATGGCAATTTTGCGATTATTACGAGTGGAAGATACGAAATTTTATATTTAAGTATTCCGTTACTAATATTTACATATATTTTTGCGAATCATTTTACAATCGCAGGAATGGGGAAAGATTTCAGTAATAATTTAGGTGTTAACTATGAAAGAATTATTAACATTGGATTATTTATTACAGCAACGATTACAGCTTTAGTTGTTGTGACTGTAGGAACATTACCTTTCTTGGGGCTTATTGTCCCAAACATTGTCTCAATCTTTAGAGGAGACCATTTGAAAAATGCTTTACCGCATACAGCGATGTTAGGTGCTATTTTTGTTATGTTTTCAGACATTGTCGGCAGACTGATTGTTTATCCATATGAGATTAATATCGGTTTAACAATTGGTGTCTTTGGCACTATTATTTTCTTAATCTTGCTAATGAAAGGAAGACATAACTATGCAAATTAG
- the nrdE gene encoding class 1b ribonucleoside-diphosphate reductase subunit alpha — protein MKIMDEKKYNHIELNNEVTKRKDNGFFNLEKDQEALAVYLEEIEDKTIYFDTEIERLHYLVDNDFYFDLFAKYSEADLIEITDYAKSIPFKFASYMSASKFFKDYALKTNDKSQYLEDYKQHVAIVALYLANGHKATAKQFISAMVEQRYQPATPTFLNAGRARRGELVSCFLLETDDSLNSINFIDSTAKQLSKIGGGVAINLSKLRARGEAIKGIKGVAKGVLPVAKSLEGGFSYADQLGQRPGAGAVYLNIFHYDVEEFLDTKKVNADEDLRLSTISTGLIVPSKFFDLAKEGKDFHMFAPHTIYKEYGVTLDDINLDEYYDELVANPNVDKKKKDAREMLNMIAQTQLQSGYPYLMFKDNANKVHANSDIGQIKMSNLCTEIFQLQETSIINDYGTEDEIKRDISCNLGSLNIVNVMESGKFKDSVHTGMDALTVVSDEADIQNAPGVRKANRELHSVGLGVMNLHGYLAKNKIGYESEEAKDFANIFFMMMNYYSIERSMEIAKERQEVYKDFEKSDYANGKYFEFYTTQTFEAKYEKVRKLFDGFDVPTAEDWKALQKEVEAHGLFHAYRLAIAPTQSISYVQNATSSVMPIVDQIERRTYGNAETFYPMPFLSPKTMWYYKSAFNTDQMKLIDLISTIQTHVDQGISTILYVNSEISTRELSRLYVYAHHKGLKSLYYTRNKLLSVEECTSCSI, from the coding sequence ATGAAGATTATGGACGAGAAGAAATACAATCATATTGAGTTAAATAACGAGGTTACTAAACGTAAAGATAATGGCTTTTTCAATTTAGAAAAAGACCAAGAAGCATTAGCAGTATATTTAGAGGAAATAGAAGACAAGACTATATACTTTGATACTGAAATCGAACGCCTTCACTATCTCGTTGATAATGATTTCTATTTTGACTTATTTGCAAAATACTCAGAAGCAGATTTGATAGAAATAACAGATTACGCTAAAAGTATTCCTTTTAAATTTGCGAGTTACATGTCTGCAAGTAAGTTTTTCAAAGATTATGCTTTAAAAACAAACGATAAAAGTCAATATTTAGAAGATTATAAGCAACACGTAGCAATCGTTGCATTATATCTAGCAAATGGTCATAAAGCGACAGCTAAACAATTTATTTCAGCAATGGTTGAACAACGTTACCAACCGGCAACACCTACATTTTTAAATGCTGGTCGTGCTCGTCGTGGTGAACTTGTATCTTGTTTCTTACTTGAAACAGATGACAGCTTGAATTCAATTAATTTCATTGATTCAACAGCTAAACAGTTAAGTAAAATTGGCGGCGGTGTTGCTATTAATTTATCTAAATTGCGCGCACGTGGTGAAGCGATTAAAGGTATAAAAGGCGTTGCCAAAGGCGTACTTCCAGTTGCAAAATCACTTGAAGGTGGCTTTAGCTATGCAGATCAACTTGGACAACGTCCTGGTGCGGGTGCAGTTTATTTAAATATTTTCCACTATGATGTTGAAGAGTTTTTAGATACGAAAAAAGTAAACGCTGATGAAGATTTACGTTTGTCTACAATTTCAACAGGATTAATTGTGCCATCTAAGTTCTTTGATCTTGCAAAAGAAGGCAAAGATTTCCATATGTTTGCGCCTCATACAATTTATAAAGAATACGGTGTCACTTTAGATGATATTAACTTAGATGAGTATTACGATGAACTTGTTGCTAACCCAAATGTTGATAAAAAGAAAAAAGATGCACGTGAAATGCTGAATATGATTGCACAAACACAATTACAATCAGGTTATCCATATTTAATGTTTAAAGATAATGCAAACAAAGTGCATGCTAACTCTGACATTGGACAAATTAAAATGAGTAACTTATGTACTGAAATTTTCCAATTACAAGAGACTTCTATTATCAATGATTATGGCACTGAAGATGAAATTAAACGTGACATTTCATGTAATTTAGGTTCATTAAATATCGTTAATGTGATGGAATCAGGTAAATTCAAAGACTCAGTACACACTGGTATGGATGCTTTAACGGTTGTTAGTGATGAAGCGGATATTCAGAATGCACCTGGCGTTAGAAAAGCTAATAGGGAGTTACATTCAGTAGGATTAGGTGTAATGAATCTACATGGCTACTTAGCTAAAAATAAAATTGGTTATGAATCTGAAGAAGCGAAAGATTTCGCAAACATTTTCTTTATGATGATGAACTATTATTCCATTGAACGTTCAATGGAAATTGCTAAAGAAAGACAAGAAGTATATAAAGACTTCGAAAAATCTGATTACGCAAACGGTAAGTACTTTGAATTCTATACAACTCAAACTTTTGAAGCGAAATATGAAAAAGTTCGTAAATTATTTGATGGTTTTGATGTTCCAACAGCTGAAGATTGGAAAGCTTTACAAAAAGAAGTAGAAGCACATGGTCTATTCCATGCATATCGTTTAGCAATTGCACCTACACAAAGTATTTCATATGTACAAAATGCAACTAGTTCAGTTATGCCAATTGTTGACCAAATTGAACGCCGTACTTATGGTAACGCAGAAACATTCTATCCAATGCCATTCTTATCACCAAAGACAATGTGGTACTATAAGTCTGCATTTAATACAGATCAAATGAAATTAATAGATTTAATCTCAACTATTCAAACTCACGTGGATCAAGGTATTTCTACAATTTTATATGTAAATTCTGAAATTTCTACACGTGAACTATCTAGACTTTATGTTTATGCACATCATAAAGGATTAAAATCTTTATATTACACTAGAAATAAATTATTGAGTGTTGAAGAATGTACAAGTTGTTCAATATAA
- a CDS encoding DMT family transporter — protein MNPKVKGIIAILISAVGFSFMSVFFRLAGDLPVYQKSLARNLVAMFIPMYFIFKYKQPLFGKLSSQPLLISRSTLGLIGVLLNIYAIDHMILSDADTLMKLNPFWTILLSLIFLNEKVRNYQFIAMIVAIAGMLFVVKPEFSSSMFPAIAGLLSGIFAASAYTCVRALSTREAPYTIVFYFSFFSIIVLIPFTIFTFEPMTMTQVWYLIGAGLSAAAGQIGITLAYSYAPAKDISIFTYASIIFTALFGFILFGESPDFYAVLGYMIIIGSSYYMFEKARRQPTTIQKSEQKP, from the coding sequence ATGAATCCTAAAGTTAAGGGTATCATTGCCATACTTATTTCAGCAGTTGGTTTTAGCTTTATGTCTGTTTTCTTCAGACTAGCTGGTGACTTACCAGTCTACCAAAAGTCACTTGCTCGAAATTTAGTAGCAATGTTTATACCTATGTATTTTATTTTCAAATATAAACAACCCCTATTTGGTAAACTCAGCAGTCAACCCCTGTTAATTTCACGTTCAACATTAGGTTTGATTGGTGTTTTACTAAATATTTATGCAATAGACCATATGATTCTAAGCGATGCTGATACTTTAATGAAGTTAAATCCATTTTGGACTATCTTACTTAGTTTAATATTTTTAAATGAAAAGGTTCGTAATTATCAATTTATAGCTATGATCGTAGCTATAGCAGGGATGTTATTTGTGGTGAAACCAGAATTTTCTTCATCTATGTTTCCAGCTATAGCAGGGTTATTATCAGGTATATTTGCAGCAAGTGCTTACACTTGTGTCAGGGCACTTAGTACACGTGAAGCTCCCTATACAATTGTATTCTATTTTTCATTCTTTTCCATTATAGTTCTGATACCATTTACTATATTTACATTTGAGCCAATGACGATGACTCAGGTATGGTATTTAATCGGTGCTGGTCTATCAGCTGCCGCAGGTCAAATCGGTATTACGCTTGCTTATAGCTATGCACCCGCTAAAGATATTTCTATCTTTACTTACGCATCTATTATCTTTACCGCTTTATTTGGCTTTATCTTATTTGGTGAATCACCAGACTTTTATGCAGTGCTTGGCTATATGATTATCATTGGGTCTAGTTACTATATGTTTGAAAAAGCAAGAAGACAACCTACTACAATTCAAAAGTCAGAACAAAAACCATAA